In one Roseburia intestinalis L1-82 genomic region, the following are encoded:
- a CDS encoding YhgE/Pip domain-containing protein, with protein sequence MKLPELKKKFTKKYVIRIIAGVLVVGMVGTGVSTANVFAAKAAKESTESVESTESTEKDNKKSDTKDSDAESKLKDALDDSIKFSEKEIGKEETVYVLADSTGKERKVIVSDHLINDGNKDTIEDASDLKDIENVKGDETFKQDGSKLTWQADGNDIYYQGTSTKETPVSQTITYSLDGKEVKPEELAGKSGKVTIRFDYTNNETVKTKIDGKEEEIYVPFAAISGMVLDDSFSNVKVTNGKVISDGKNNIVVGYALPGLKESLDVDDSDFDGDVSIPDYVEVTADVENFSLSTTMTVVMNATNFISKDGDADLSEVDDMLDTLTDATDQLKDGSGELADGVDTLKSKMGEFKDGVGTLKNGIKDYTDGASTLSTGIGTLKSGVDTLAGSVPTLISGVGTLKDGSASAAKGASSLKDGAGTLKKGAKDVSTGANTLSNGVKDLSTGANTLSGGASDLSTGADTLSAGATSLSDGANTLSSGAASLNDGVQSIATNMKTLVSGTQSVSDGAAQLNTGVGTLIGTLNKMGTDLAETKASIGEISEDTANNAVLQYASLQNALIQGIVAETKGDTTAANDIYAQVVSQIGGTIGVDSISDVAGASAAIQKISSLISQTSLKVGEGVGMIGVIDTVSRKLTEPDTQEQITKLQQGAASLAEGAGKVAQGASQLSTGADAAAAGSAQVAQGAADLATGAGTLKTGAADLATGAGTLKKGASDLATGATKLKKGAGDLATGAGKVADGASTLHKGASDLSDGLNTLDGGIGQLKEKAGSLSTGADQLKSGTDQLATGASTLVSNNQKLNDGAGTLSDGTDAIIDGVGELSDGAHQLADGITEFSEDGIDEIINSYNGDIEPLVDRIQAVLDAGADYQTYTDIADGVNGSVKFIIKTDAVKAED encoded by the coding sequence ATGAAATTACCGGAATTAAAGAAAAAGTTTACAAAGAAATATGTGATTCGTATTATCGCAGGTGTGCTGGTTGTCGGAATGGTTGGAACAGGAGTTTCCACCGCAAACGTTTTTGCAGCAAAAGCAGCAAAGGAGAGCACTGAGAGTGTTGAGAGCACAGAGAGTACCGAAAAAGACAACAAAAAATCAGATACAAAAGATTCCGATGCTGAGAGCAAATTAAAAGATGCGTTAGATGACAGCATCAAGTTCAGCGAGAAAGAGATCGGCAAGGAAGAAACCGTATATGTCCTTGCAGACAGTACCGGAAAAGAGCGCAAAGTGATCGTTTCCGATCATCTGATCAATGATGGAAATAAAGATACCATCGAAGATGCTTCAGACTTAAAGGACATCGAAAATGTAAAAGGTGATGAGACATTCAAACAGGATGGCAGCAAACTGACCTGGCAGGCAGACGGCAACGATATTTATTATCAGGGAACCTCCACAAAAGAGACACCGGTATCCCAGACAATTACCTATTCTTTGGATGGTAAGGAAGTAAAGCCGGAAGAACTTGCAGGAAAATCAGGAAAAGTAACGATCCGTTTTGATTACACCAACAATGAGACGGTAAAAACAAAGATCGACGGAAAAGAGGAAGAAATCTATGTCCCATTTGCTGCGATCAGCGGAATGGTATTAGATGACAGCTTTTCTAATGTAAAAGTTACCAATGGTAAAGTAATCTCCGATGGCAAAAATAATATTGTAGTCGGATATGCACTTCCGGGATTAAAAGAGAGCTTAGATGTGGATGATTCTGATTTTGACGGAGATGTATCGATCCCGGATTACGTGGAAGTAACTGCAGATGTGGAGAATTTCTCATTAAGCACCACAATGACAGTTGTGATGAATGCAACAAACTTTATCAGCAAAGACGGAGATGCAGATCTTTCTGAAGTTGATGATATGTTAGATACTTTAACAGATGCAACAGATCAGTTAAAAGATGGTTCCGGTGAGCTCGCAGACGGTGTAGATACTTTAAAATCCAAGATGGGTGAGTTTAAAGACGGTGTCGGAACATTAAAGAACGGTATCAAAGATTATACGGATGGAGCTTCTACTTTATCCACAGGAATCGGAACATTAAAGAGTGGTGTGGATACCTTAGCAGGAAGTGTACCAACACTGATCAGTGGTGTGGGAACCTTAAAAGATGGTTCAGCAAGTGCAGCAAAAGGAGCATCTTCCTTAAAAGACGGAGCAGGAACCTTAAAGAAAGGTGCAAAAGATGTATCTACCGGAGCGAATACACTTTCCAATGGTGTGAAAGATCTTTCTACCGGAGCAAATACCTTATCAGGCGGAGCAAGTGATCTCTCCACCGGAGCAGATACGTTATCTGCCGGAGCAACATCTCTTTCCGATGGTGCTAATACGTTATCGAGTGGAGCAGCCAGCTTAAATGATGGGGTGCAGTCGATTGCAACAAATATGAAAACGTTAGTTAGTGGAACACAGAGTGTATCGGATGGAGCGGCTCAGTTAAATACAGGCGTGGGAACATTGATCGGAACGTTGAACAAGATGGGAACTGACCTTGCAGAGACGAAAGCATCAATTGGTGAGATATCGGAAGACACAGCAAATAATGCGGTTCTGCAGTATGCATCACTGCAGAACGCATTAATACAGGGTATTGTTGCTGAGACAAAAGGTGACACAACCGCAGCGAACGATATTTATGCACAGGTAGTTTCGCAGATTGGCGGAACAATAGGAGTTGATTCAATTAGTGATGTAGCAGGGGCATCTGCTGCGATTCAAAAAATATCTTCTTTAATTTCGCAAACGAGTCTAAAAGTTGGTGAAGGTGTAGGTATGATAGGTGTAATTGACACAGTGTCGAGAAAACTTACGGAACCGGATACACAGGAGCAGATTACTAAACTTCAGCAGGGAGCGGCATCTCTTGCAGAGGGAGCAGGAAAAGTAGCACAGGGAGCAAGCCAGCTTTCCACCGGAGCAGATGCAGCAGCAGCCGGTTCTGCCCAGGTAGCACAAGGAGCAGCAGACCTTGCAACCGGAGCCGGAACCTTAAAGACGGGAGCAGCCGATCTTGCAACGGGAGCTGGAACCCTGAAAAAAGGAGCATCTGACCTTGCAACCGGAGCAACCAAGTTAAAGAAAGGAGCCGGAGATCTTGCAACGGGAGCTGGAAAAGTGGCAGACGGAGCATCTACACTGCACAAAGGAGCATCTGATCTTTCCGATGGTTTAAATACCTTAGACGGTGGTATCGGACAGTTAAAAGAGAAAGCCGGATCCCTTTCTACCGGAGCTGACCAGTTAAAGAGCGGTACAGACCAGCTTGCAACCGGAGCATCCACACTTGTTTCAAATAACCAGAAGTTAAACGATGGTGCAGGTACTTTAAGTGATGGTACCGATGCGATCATTGATGGTGTTGGAGAACTTTCTGACGGAGCGCATCAGCTTGCAGATGGAATCACTGAGTTCAGCGAGGATGGAATCGATGAGATCATCAATTCCTACAATGGCGATATCGAGCCGCTTGTTGACCGTATCCAGGCTGTATTAGATGCCGGTGCTGATTACCAGACTTATACTGACATTGCAGATGGCGTGAACGGAAGTGTTAAATTTATTATCAAAACGGATGCGGTAAAAGCAGAAGACTAA
- a CDS encoding B12-binding domain-containing radical SAM protein — protein sequence MKILLTAINAKYIHSNLAVYNLRAYAAHYAKGMADSDTVEIGEYTINNQMEDILEGIYKAKPDVLMFSCYIWNIAFVEELAEEFHKLRPEVPVWVGGPEVSYETESFLREHPQITGVMIGEGEKTFCELAEYYAGKSRRDKEKQKIQETQRTGEGKSTEERSKPGEIPGIAYRNGDEIIFTAPREMLDLSDIPFCYDKAGDFKNRIIYYESSRGCPFSCSYCLSSVEKQLRFRDAELVKKELQFFIDREVPQVKFVDRTFNCNHAHAMEIWSYIKEHDNGITNFHFEISADLLREEELALIGTMRPGLIQLEIGVQSTNGATIKEIHRTMQLERLKEVVKEVQKHENIHEHLDLIAGLPFEDYDTFAKSFDEIYELRPNQLQLGFLKVLKGSYMYEHAKEYEIEYHSRPPYEVLKTKWLPYEDVLKIRQVEEMLEVYYNSGQFEITMKVLGVLFKSAFFMFQELGKYYERNGYFGMSHARIRRSEILLEFIKETFAGDITAGEQRNITEAGKKADHLEILDIIKESLIFDLYYRENCKSRPAWAKDLSVWKQVTRAYCKNGKQSHVECFSYRFPDKGERVLKELPKRAGKPLYALFDYTDRDPLDHQAKVTWIMEDEDAGLCSH from the coding sequence ATGAAGATTTTACTTACGGCGATCAATGCCAAATATATACATTCCAACCTTGCCGTGTATAATCTGCGTGCATATGCCGCACATTACGCAAAAGGCATGGCTGATTCCGATACAGTAGAGATCGGGGAATATACGATCAACAACCAGATGGAGGATATTTTAGAGGGAATCTACAAGGCGAAGCCGGATGTTCTTATGTTTTCCTGTTATATCTGGAATATTGCATTTGTGGAGGAACTGGCGGAAGAATTTCACAAGCTTCGTCCGGAAGTGCCGGTCTGGGTAGGAGGTCCGGAGGTTTCGTATGAGACGGAGAGTTTTTTAAGAGAACACCCGCAGATCACCGGTGTGATGATCGGGGAAGGGGAAAAGACATTCTGTGAGCTGGCGGAGTATTATGCCGGGAAAAGCCGGAGAGACAAAGAAAAGCAGAAAATACAGGAAACACAGAGAACAGGAGAGGGTAAAAGCACGGAGGAAAGATCGAAACCTGGAGAAATCCCAGGGATCGCATACCGGAACGGGGATGAGATCATCTTTACCGCACCGCGGGAAATGCTCGATTTAAGTGACATTCCATTCTGCTATGACAAGGCGGGCGATTTTAAAAACCGTATCATTTATTATGAGTCGAGCCGTGGCTGTCCGTTTTCCTGCAGTTACTGTCTTTCCTCTGTGGAAAAGCAGCTTCGCTTCCGGGATGCGGAGCTTGTGAAAAAGGAACTGCAGTTTTTTATTGACCGGGAAGTGCCGCAGGTAAAATTTGTGGACAGGACATTCAACTGTAATCATGCGCATGCAATGGAGATCTGGTCTTACATTAAGGAACATGATAACGGAATCACCAATTTCCATTTTGAGATCTCTGCAGATCTTTTGAGGGAAGAAGAACTTGCATTGATCGGAACGATGCGGCCGGGGCTGATCCAGTTAGAGATTGGTGTGCAGTCGACGAACGGGGCGACGATCAAAGAGATCCACCGCACCATGCAGTTAGAACGGTTAAAGGAAGTTGTGAAAGAAGTTCAGAAACATGAGAATATCCATGAGCATCTGGATCTGATCGCAGGACTCCCATTTGAAGATTATGACACGTTTGCAAAATCCTTTGATGAGATCTATGAACTCCGCCCGAACCAGCTCCAGCTTGGATTTTTAAAGGTGTTAAAGGGCTCCTATATGTATGAGCATGCGAAAGAATATGAGATCGAATACCACAGCAGACCGCCCTATGAAGTGCTGAAGACAAAGTGGCTTCCCTATGAGGATGTCTTAAAGATACGTCAGGTGGAAGAGATGCTGGAAGTGTATTATAACAGCGGGCAGTTTGAAATTACGATGAAGGTGCTCGGAGTTTTATTTAAGAGCGCATTTTTCATGTTTCAGGAGCTTGGAAAATATTATGAGAGAAACGGCTATTTTGGCATGAGCCACGCGAGGATCCGGCGCTCGGAGATCTTGCTGGAATTTATCAAAGAAACATTTGCCGGAGATATCACTGCCGGAGAACAGCGGAATATTACGGAGGCAGGGAAAAAAGCTGATCATCTGGAAATCCTGGATATCATAAAAGAAAGCCTGATCTTTGATCTTTATTACCGTGAAAACTGCAAGAGCAGGCCTGCCTGGGCAAAAGATTTAAGTGTATGGAAACAGGTGACGCGGGCATACTGCAAAAATGGAAAGCAGTCGCATGTGGAGTGTTTTTCCTATCGTTTTCCGGATAAAGGGGAACGGGTATTAAAAGAACTGCCCAAACGGGCAGGAAAACCATTGTATGCGCTGTTCGATTATACGGACAGGGATCCATTAGACCATCAGGCGAAGGTGACGTGGATCATGGAGGATGAGGATGCAGGATTATGTAGTCATTGA
- a CDS encoding 3'-5' exonuclease: protein MQDYVVIDLEMTGLNAKTDHILEVGAVRVRNHQAVDKFGAILCQNVKIPEKVTELTGITEAMVQGGMEKEEAMRQFFEFIGEDIIVGQNVIFDYGFLKQWAVNHNMPLERSAVDTLKLARKFLPKEQKKDLESLCAYFGVKRENAHRAFDDAYETWQIYEALRERYEEESAGDFMPKPLLYKAKKQTPATARQIKYLREYAAHYQIKLPENFPEMTRSEASRLTDRLIATYGKMP, encoded by the coding sequence ATGCAGGATTATGTAGTCATTGATCTTGAAATGACAGGTCTGAATGCAAAGACCGATCATATTTTAGAAGTAGGGGCAGTCAGAGTCCGGAACCATCAGGCGGTCGATAAATTTGGTGCAATTTTATGCCAGAACGTAAAGATACCGGAAAAAGTAACTGAACTTACCGGGATCACGGAGGCGATGGTGCAGGGCGGCATGGAAAAAGAAGAGGCAATGCGGCAGTTCTTTGAATTTATCGGAGAGGATATCATCGTTGGGCAGAATGTGATTTTTGATTATGGATTTTTAAAGCAGTGGGCGGTAAATCATAATATGCCATTGGAACGGAGTGCGGTTGATACATTAAAACTTGCAAGGAAATTTTTGCCGAAAGAGCAGAAAAAGGATCTGGAAAGCCTGTGTGCCTACTTTGGGGTAAAAAGAGAAAATGCCCATCGTGCATTTGACGATGCATATGAAACATGGCAGATTTACGAGGCACTCAGGGAACGATACGAGGAGGAATCTGCCGGAGATTTCATGCCAAAGCCGCTTCTTTATAAAGCGAAAAAACAGACGCCGGCAACGGCACGGCAGATAAAATACTTAAGAGAATATGCGGCGCATTATCAGATCAAACTGCCGGAAAATTTCCCGGAGATGACAAGGAGCGAGGCATCAAGACTGACGGATCGGCTGATCGCCACCTATGGGAAAATGCCATAA
- a CDS encoding efflux RND transporter permease subunit — MPQENKKKERVKKMIKFGKWVVKFRIPILILSFLLLIPTGIIYMNTRINYDILSYLPGDIETMKGQDILLDEFGTGAFSVAVIDGMQEKEISQLEDKLKEIDHVKDVLWYGALADISIPMDMLPDDLKDSLQNADTGSQLMIITFDTSMSADETLDAIEEIRGLTNEQCLLSGMSAVVTDIKKICNSEVIMYVVIAAGLSALVLALTMDSFLLPFIFLLSIGMAIVYNLGTNFIAGEISFVTQALAAVLQLAVTMDYSIFLWHSYLENQERYPDDKKRAMSHAISQTLTSVVGSSITTIAGFLAMCFMTFTLGMDLGIVMAKGVVFGVVGCVTILPAMILAMDKWIEKTRHKAIIPDLGRIGGFVTKHYWIFIILFLVIIGPAFYGQNHNQVYYDLVGTLPDNLESVKAGNALENDFDMGATHVILASSELNSKDARNMENEISDVDGVKLALGLDSVMGPTVPKDMIPDDIKEMLDNGKYQMIYVMSEYKTGSDEVNAQCDAIRDIIKKYDDSAMLIGEAPCTEDLITITNTDFNTVNAVSIILIFIIIAFVLKSISLPVILVMVIEFAIFINMGIPHYTGTVLPFIASIVIGTIQLGATVDYAILMTNKYKRARNHGAEKRDAVRTALDSSLQSVIVSALSFFAATFGVGIYSSIDMISSLCMLLARGALISLVVVAFILPAMFMVFDKLICATSAGFRYKKDASVQ, encoded by the coding sequence ATGCCACAGGAAAATAAAAAGAAAGAAAGAGTGAAAAAGATGATTAAGTTTGGAAAATGGGTAGTGAAATTCCGTATTCCGATTCTGATCCTGAGTTTTCTGTTATTGATACCTACCGGGATCATCTACATGAATACGCGAATCAATTACGATATCCTCTCATATCTCCCGGGAGATATTGAGACGATGAAAGGACAGGATATCCTGTTAGATGAGTTTGGAACAGGTGCTTTTTCCGTGGCGGTCATAGACGGCATGCAGGAAAAAGAGATTTCACAGTTAGAAGATAAGCTAAAAGAGATCGATCATGTGAAAGATGTTTTATGGTATGGCGCACTCGCTGATATCTCAATCCCGATGGATATGCTGCCGGATGATTTAAAAGATTCCCTGCAGAATGCAGACACAGGCAGCCAGCTTATGATCATTACATTTGACACGTCCATGTCAGCAGATGAAACACTTGATGCCATCGAGGAGATACGGGGACTGACCAATGAACAGTGTCTTTTGAGCGGTATGTCCGCAGTCGTTACCGATATCAAAAAGATCTGTAACAGTGAGGTCATCATGTATGTTGTGATCGCAGCAGGATTATCCGCACTGGTGCTTGCACTTACGATGGACTCATTCCTTTTACCGTTTATCTTCCTTCTGAGTATCGGTATGGCAATCGTATATAACCTTGGAACGAACTTTATTGCCGGAGAGATTTCCTTCGTTACACAGGCACTTGCAGCGGTATTGCAGCTTGCAGTTACGATGGACTATTCCATTTTCTTATGGCACAGCTACCTGGAAAATCAGGAGCGTTATCCGGATGACAAGAAACGTGCGATGTCCCATGCAATCTCACAGACGTTAACTTCCGTAGTCGGAAGTTCCATTACAACGATCGCCGGATTCCTTGCAATGTGTTTCATGACATTTACACTTGGTATGGATCTTGGTATTGTTATGGCAAAAGGTGTTGTATTTGGTGTTGTCGGTTGTGTTACAATTCTTCCTGCCATGATCCTTGCAATGGATAAATGGATTGAAAAGACAAGGCACAAAGCCATCATACCGGATCTTGGACGTATCGGTGGATTTGTGACAAAACATTACTGGATTTTCATTATTTTATTTTTAGTGATCATTGGTCCTGCTTTCTACGGACAGAATCACAATCAGGTATATTACGATCTGGTAGGAACTCTTCCGGATAACTTAGAGAGTGTAAAAGCAGGAAATGCACTGGAAAATGATTTTGATATGGGTGCAACTCATGTGATCCTTGCAAGCAGTGAGCTGAATTCCAAAGATGCAAGAAATATGGAAAATGAGATCTCTGATGTAGACGGTGTCAAACTGGCATTGGGACTTGATTCCGTTATGGGACCGACCGTACCAAAAGACATGATCCCGGATGATATCAAGGAAATGCTTGATAATGGAAAATATCAGATGATCTATGTGATGTCTGAATACAAGACCGGATCGGATGAAGTAAATGCACAGTGTGATGCAATCCGTGATATCATTAAAAAATACGATGACAGTGCAATGTTAATTGGTGAGGCTCCATGTACGGAGGATCTGATCACCATTACGAATACAGACTTTAATACGGTAAATGCAGTTTCGATTATTTTGATCTTCATTATCATTGCATTTGTATTAAAATCAATTTCATTACCGGTCATCCTTGTTATGGTCATTGAATTTGCAATCTTCATCAACATGGGTATTCCGCATTATACCGGAACGGTTCTTCCGTTTATCGCTTCGATCGTAATTGGAACGATCCAGCTTGGTGCAACCGTTGACTATGCAATTCTTATGACCAACAAATATAAGAGAGCAAGAAACCACGGAGCAGAAAAACGTGATGCAGTAAGAACCGCATTAGACAGTTCACTGCAGTCTGTCATTGTCAGTGCGTTAAGTTTCTTTGCGGCAACATTTGGTGTAGGAATTTATTCCAGTATCGATATGATCAGTTCCCTGTGTATGCTTCTTGCAAGAGGTGCCCTGATCAGTCTGGTCGTCGTAGCATTTATTCTGCCGGCAATGTTTATGGTATTTGATAAATTGATCTGTGCAACAAGTGCAGGTTTTCGTTACAAAAAAGATGCATCAGTTCAGTAA
- a CDS encoding TetR/AcrR family transcriptional regulator C-terminal domain-containing protein — protein sequence MTGQGKSAIDTLLAESFKELALKHPIEKITIKEITDKAGVIRPTFYNHFQDKYELLEWIIDTQLIAPAEPLIQNGMVNEALVLLFSNIEKEKEFYQKASRLEGQNSFESIAQSCIMKVFLRVFERSAATKKPKYVWLTPERIAAYYAQSMCYIVMNWIQSGMTISARELAEIYDYIIKRSMEDILAEL from the coding sequence ATGACTGGACAGGGAAAGAGCGCGATAGATACGCTTTTGGCAGAAAGTTTTAAAGAGCTTGCATTAAAACATCCGATCGAGAAGATTACGATCAAAGAGATTACAGATAAGGCAGGCGTGATACGGCCGACATTTTATAACCATTTTCAGGACAAATACGAACTTTTGGAGTGGATCATAGATACACAGCTGATCGCTCCGGCAGAGCCGCTGATACAAAACGGAATGGTAAATGAGGCACTGGTACTTTTGTTTTCCAACATTGAAAAAGAAAAGGAGTTTTATCAGAAGGCGAGCCGTCTGGAGGGACAAAATTCGTTTGAGAGCATTGCACAATCCTGTATTATGAAAGTGTTCCTGCGGGTGTTTGAACGTTCGGCAGCCACGAAGAAACCAAAGTATGTCTGGCTGACACCGGAACGTATTGCTGCGTATTATGCACAGTCCATGTGCTATATTGTCATGAACTGGATTCAGTCCGGGATGACGATCTCAGCGAGGGAGTTAGCAGAGATCTATGATTACATCATAAAGAGATCCATGGAAGATATTTTAGCGGAACTTTAA
- a CDS encoding VanW family protein, translating into MKKTGKILAALGLAVAFGAILNPTQAKAEDTDRIAQGVYIGNIDVGGMTEQEALNAVTDYVNNAGEAVFTLTAGEHSTQVKASDLALEFTDMNVVSEAMDVGKSGNLIKKYKDKKDLENGSVVIDMVLNVDHDTVSELLAEKADELDQKAVDNGLVRENGTFKIIKGSQGVEVNVEKSIAAIENYVSNDWDGQGGNIELTAEIVEPKGSEEELSKVKDLLGGFNTNYSSSTQNRCDNIATAAGKINGTVLYPGEEFSVYETIGPLDAANGYELAGAYENGQTVQSYGGGVCQVSTTLYNAVILAELEVTERSNHSMIVTYVKPSMDAAIAGDYKDLKFVNNQDVPIYIEGYTSGKNVYFNIYGEETRPANRKVTYESEVVSEQDPGTQFVATGDPVGTMSVSQGKHVGYVAQLWKVVTVNGVEESREVFNKSTYKASPKIVNVGTASEDPNASATIGAALATGDEGTIYAAVAQFTAAAAATPEQPAENQSAEEQAIVGDGQVDVSGDNGGNGQ; encoded by the coding sequence ATGAAAAAAACAGGTAAAATATTAGCAGCTCTGGGGTTAGCCGTGGCATTTGGCGCTATTTTAAATCCGACGCAGGCAAAAGCGGAAGACACAGACCGTATTGCGCAGGGAGTTTATATTGGCAATATTGATGTCGGCGGTATGACAGAGCAGGAAGCTTTGAATGCAGTGACTGATTATGTAAATAATGCAGGGGAAGCTGTATTTACACTGACTGCAGGAGAGCATAGTACGCAGGTAAAGGCATCGGATCTGGCACTCGAGTTTACCGATATGAATGTTGTTTCAGAGGCGATGGATGTCGGAAAAAGCGGCAATCTGATTAAAAAATACAAAGATAAGAAAGACCTTGAAAATGGCAGTGTTGTCATTGATATGGTGTTGAACGTAGATCATGATACAGTATCAGAACTGCTTGCCGAGAAAGCGGATGAGCTCGATCAGAAGGCAGTGGACAATGGTCTGGTGCGTGAAAATGGAACATTTAAGATCATCAAAGGGTCACAGGGTGTTGAAGTCAACGTAGAAAAGTCGATTGCAGCGATCGAAAATTACGTCAGTAACGACTGGGACGGACAGGGTGGAAATATTGAACTTACAGCAGAGATCGTGGAGCCGAAGGGAAGCGAGGAAGAGCTTTCTAAGGTAAAAGATTTGCTCGGTGGATTCAATACGAATTACAGTTCTTCTACCCAGAACCGCTGTGACAATATTGCAACGGCAGCAGGCAAGATCAATGGAACTGTTTTATATCCGGGAGAAGAGTTTTCTGTTTATGAGACGATCGGACCGTTAGATGCAGCCAATGGGTATGAACTGGCCGGAGCCTATGAAAATGGACAGACCGTACAGTCCTATGGCGGTGGCGTCTGCCAGGTTTCCACAACATTATATAATGCAGTTATTTTAGCGGAACTTGAAGTTACCGAGCGTTCGAACCATTCTATGATCGTTACCTATGTCAAACCATCCATGGATGCTGCGATCGCAGGCGATTACAAGGATTTAAAATTTGTCAATAATCAGGACGTACCGATCTATATTGAAGGATATACTTCAGGAAAAAATGTTTACTTCAATATTTACGGGGAAGAGACAAGACCTGCAAACCGTAAGGTGACATATGAGAGTGAAGTTGTATCAGAACAGGATCCGGGCACACAGTTTGTTGCAACCGGAGATCCGGTGGGAACTATGAGTGTATCCCAGGGAAAACATGTCGGATATGTGGCACAGCTCTGGAAAGTCGTTACGGTAAATGGTGTCGAAGAGAGCCGCGAAGTATTTAATAAGAGTACTTATAAGGCATCACCAAAGATCGTAAACGTTGGAACGGCATCGGAAGATCCGAATGCATCAGCGACAATCGGTGCGGCGTTGGCGACCGGTGATGAAGGAACGATCTATGCCGCAGTTGCCCAGTTTACTGCAGCGGCAGCAGCCACACCGGAACAGCCGGCAGAGAACCAGTCTGCAGAGGAACAGGCAATTGTCGGAGACGGACAGGTGGACGTCAGCGGAGATAACGGTGGAAATGGTCAGTAA
- a CDS encoding manganese efflux pump MntP → MNALENLLIIAGISLDIFAAMECQGSLVAKIDKKQLVKLCALIAAWQMAALFVGSYLSGLLYRNTITHNEKVTGFVIAAAIFFCLGVRLVAKAIKNERIVEHCEQKLGWKQLLAIAAVTSIYTLLTGIAFGFLGTNLLVMLLMIAGLTIAVVVTGIYTGYHLGFEHKTKAYIAGAILLWIAGIDVIVRHILR, encoded by the coding sequence ATGAATGCGTTGGAGAATCTGCTGATCATAGCAGGCATATCGCTGGATATATTTGCAGCCATGGAGTGTCAGGGATCACTGGTAGCAAAGATCGACAAAAAACAGCTTGTCAAACTGTGTGCACTGATTGCTGCATGGCAGATGGCAGCGCTGTTCGTCGGAAGCTACCTGTCAGGACTTTTGTACCGTAACACCATAACGCACAATGAAAAAGTGACCGGGTTTGTCATTGCAGCAGCCATCTTTTTCTGCCTGGGAGTGCGGCTGGTTGCAAAAGCCATAAAAAATGAGCGCATTGTAGAGCACTGTGAACAGAAGCTTGGATGGAAACAGTTACTGGCGATTGCGGCAGTTACCAGCATTTATACCCTGCTGACCGGCATTGCATTTGGCTTTCTGGGAACAAATCTTCTTGTCATGCTCCTGATGATCGCAGGACTTACGATCGCGGTTGTTGTGACCGGTATCTATACCGGATATCACCTTGGATTTGAGCATAAGACAAAAGCATATATTGCGGGAGCAATTCTTCTGTGGATTGCAGGGATAGACGTTATCGTAAGACATATTTTGCGGTAG